From Sediminispirochaeta bajacaliforniensis DSM 16054:
CATCGGAGTTAAATTGCAGAGTTCCGGCAAAAATCTTTAGAAGCCAACGGCTCCAATCTTCATTCTGTCTTTCATACGATACGAATCGCCTTTAAGGCTCACCACATGGGAATGATGCAAGAGCCTATCCAGAGTTGCAGTGGCGACTGCATCATCAGCCATAATCTCACCCCACTTGCCAAAAGTTTTATTTGAAGTGAGGATGATAGATCCACGTTCATACCGGGTGTTGATGAGCTGGAAAAACAATGCAGCCTGTTCTGAATTGAGATTCTCGTACCCGACTTCATCAATCAGAAGGACATGGGGTTTTCCGAACCAGGTCAGCTTGTTCTTTAGCCGTCCCTGGTCCCGTGACCGCTGTAATCGTTCCAATAGGTCCAGACAGCTGATAAAGTATGCGGTGTAGC
This genomic window contains:
- the istB gene encoding IS21-like element helper ATPase IstB → EAFDLSWPKGGLTQKQFNELSNLAFIERRENIILLGPSGLGKTHLMTALGQKACLNGYTAYFISCLDLLERLQRSRDQGRLKNKLTWFGKPHVLLIDEVGYENLNSEQAALFFQLINTRYERGSIILTSNKTFGKWGEIMADDAVATATLDRLLHHSHVVSLKGDSYRMKDRMKIGAVGF